The Paraflavitalea devenefica genome contains a region encoding:
- the prmA gene encoding 50S ribosomal protein L11 methyltransferase yields MSSYTHLQFHNVSKEQQEILIALLSEQGFEGFEEGTQQLAAFIPEVQWNEQAVAALAATYGVTYTTASIAQKNWNEEWEKNFEPVIIGNFCAIRAHFHQSITGVKHEIIITPKMSFGTGHHATTYMMVEYMEQLDLTGKSVLDFGTGTGILAILAEKCGATEIVAIDNDDWSVENAAENIDVNHASHILLQKADSLEKFGLFNVILANINKHVLLANMESLKQHLTPGGVIIMSGLLAGDRTDIEAAATSSGLKIVDQKNQYTWIALRLTSK; encoded by the coding sequence ATGTCCAGCTACACCCATCTCCAATTTCACAACGTCTCCAAAGAGCAACAGGAGATTCTCATCGCGCTCCTGAGCGAACAGGGCTTTGAAGGATTCGAAGAAGGTACACAGCAACTAGCTGCTTTCATTCCCGAAGTGCAATGGAATGAACAGGCAGTGGCAGCGCTGGCAGCAACCTATGGGGTCACTTACACAACAGCAAGCATTGCGCAAAAGAACTGGAATGAAGAATGGGAAAAAAACTTTGAGCCGGTAATCATCGGGAACTTCTGTGCTATCAGGGCGCACTTTCACCAATCCATCACAGGCGTCAAACACGAGATCATCATTACACCCAAAATGAGCTTTGGCACTGGTCATCATGCCACCACCTACATGATGGTCGAATACATGGAACAACTTGATCTCACCGGTAAGTCAGTGCTCGACTTCGGCACCGGTACCGGCATCCTCGCAATATTGGCAGAAAAGTGCGGCGCTACAGAAATAGTAGCCATTGACAACGACGATTGGAGCGTGGAAAATGCCGCTGAGAACATTGATGTCAATCATGCCAGCCACATATTGTTGCAAAAAGCGGACAGTTTAGAAAAATTTGGCCTATTTAATGTCATACTGGCCAACATCAATAAACACGTATTGCTGGCAAATATGGAATCTCTTAAACAACATTTAACACCCGGTGGCGTTATAATAATGAGTGGTTTATTAGCAGGCGACCGTACTGATATTGAAGCGGCTGCCACCAGCAGTGGTTTGAAAATTGTGGATCAGAAAAATCAATATACATGGATTGCCTTGCGATTAACCAGTAAGTAA
- the plsY gene encoding glycerol-3-phosphate 1-O-acyltransferase PlsY, whose protein sequence is MKEVLVIVIAYLIGSVPTAVWVSRGFFGIDIREYGSGNAGATNTFRVLGSRWGTFVMIIDMLKGVAATSLYLLLPFYADTTNEWDRTNLMVGLGLAAVLGHIFPIWADFRGGKGVATLFGMVLAIQPVVAVCCVGVFLLVLYLTRFVSLSSIFASIAFAVLILFIFNEKEPLYRAFAIAVALLVILTHQKNITRLLRGSESKVPILKYRDRKRERRRSKED, encoded by the coding sequence ATGAAAGAAGTGCTCGTCATTGTAATAGCATATTTGATCGGCTCTGTTCCAACTGCTGTCTGGGTCAGTAGAGGTTTCTTCGGCATCGATATCCGTGAATACGGAAGTGGAAATGCCGGCGCTACTAATACTTTCCGCGTACTGGGTTCCCGCTGGGGTACTTTTGTAATGATCATAGACATGCTGAAAGGCGTAGCTGCTACCAGCCTTTATCTTTTACTACCTTTTTACGCAGATACTACCAATGAATGGGACCGCACCAACCTTATGGTGGGCCTCGGTCTGGCGGCTGTATTGGGACATATATTTCCCATCTGGGCCGACTTCAGGGGTGGTAAAGGGGTGGCTACCTTATTTGGGATGGTCCTCGCCATTCAGCCCGTAGTGGCCGTTTGCTGCGTAGGTGTATTCCTCCTGGTACTGTACCTGACCCGCTTCGTATCCCTCAGCTCCATCTTTGCCAGCATTGCTTTTGCTGTACTCATACTCTTTATCTTCAATGAAAAAGAACCTTTGTACAGGGCATTTGCCATTGCAGTGGCGCTCCTGGTGATACTCACCCACCAGAAAAACATCACCCGCCTGCTGCGTGGCAGTGAAAGCAAAGTGCCCATCTTAAAGTACCGCGACCGTAAGCGGGAACGCCGGCGCTCCAAAGAAGACTGA